The following coding sequences are from one Sciurus carolinensis chromosome 11, mSciCar1.2, whole genome shotgun sequence window:
- the LOC124958391 gene encoding serum amyloid A-1 protein-like gives MKLLTGLFFCSLVLGVSGEFFSFIKEAVQGTWDMWTAYTDMKEANYIGADKYFHARGNYDAAQRGPGGAWAAEVISDAREGLQQLLGHGHEDSEADQEANRSGRRGEDPNQYRPEGLPDKY, from the exons ATGAAGCTTCTCACAGGCCTGTTTTTTTGCTCTTTGGTCCTGGGAGTCAGTGGtgaattcttttcattcattaaaGAAGCTGTTCAAG GAACTTGGGACATGTGGACAGCCTACACTGATATGAAAGAAGCCAATTACATAGGTGCCGACAAATACTTCCATGCTCGGGGAAACTATGATGCTGCCCAGAGGGGACCTGGGGGTGCCTGGGCTGCTGAAGTGATCAG TGATGCCAGAGAGGGTCTTCAGCAACTCTTAGGCCATGGACACGAGGACTCTGAGGCTGACCAGGAAGCCAATAGATCAGGCAGGAGGGGAGAAGACCCCAATCAATACCGACCTGAGGGGCTGCCTGACAAGTACTGA
- the LOC124958389 gene encoding serum amyloid A-4 protein-like translates to MRLCTGVVFCSLVLGVSSESWYSFFKEAIQGAGDLWRAYWDMQEANYQNSDRYFHARGNYDAAQRGPGGIWAAKVISTAGKYFQALLNQYYFGGGTDGLENIQANKKAEEWGRSGKDPNRFRPPGLPEKF, encoded by the exons ATGAGGCTGTGCACAGGGGTTGTTTTCTGCTCCTTGGTCCTGGGAGTCAGCAGTGAAAGCTGGTATTCATTCTTCAAGGAGGCCATCCAAG gggctggggacttGTGGAGAGCCTATTGGGACATGCAAGAAGCCAATTACCAAAATTCAGACAGATATTTCCATGCTCGGGGAAACTATGATGCTGCTCAGAGGGGACCTGGGGGCATCTGGGCTGCTAAAGTGATCAG CACTGCTGGGAAGTATTTTCAGGCGCTCCTAAATCAGTATTATTTTGGAGGCGGCACCGATGGATTGGAAAACATTCAGGCCAATAAGAAGGCTGAAGAATGGGGCCGAAGTGGCAAAGATCCCAATCGCTTCAGACCTCCCGGCCTGCCCGAGAAGTTCTGA